AAACGGAGTATATATTATATTCGTGATGGATGTGAGTCCATCCGCAGATGGCAAGTCCTTGTGGCTAATGATCATAAACAATGCCTCCTGGGTTTCTTTAGTCTGCACCCTCCTGTATATCGTCTACCACTAAAAAAAAGATTGTGAAATTGTGCTATCCATGGAAACCACAATACCGCAAAATCATTACGAGAAAGGGAGTTCCAAGCTGACTGGCTGATCTACATCTCGATTATGGAACTCCTTTGCTGTGCGTTCATGTATTAGAGCTGATTCTGGGATCTGTATTTTGCAACTGGCTAGTTTTACCAAATCTATGTAaatcacgtttttttttattcccatgtTCTAAGtatcacattgtgactttggGATTAATATTCTATACCCTCTTGGTCTGATTTCTGTGTCGCTATATTGTCCCTGTGCTGCATTGAGATATTATAGGTTGGCTTAGAATCCCATATACATataaatttataattttgttattttttattcactGATTTTTTAGTTTCTATTTCCACAGTGTTATTTGTATCCAGCTATATTGAATGTATACATATTATCCTGTCTGATTTGCACTATATAGTGTATTCTATTTTTTTACATGTAGTTCTTTGGATACGTGTAGTCCTTTGGAGTCCTTTGGATACCATTGGTGTTTCCATAAGCACACCCCTAATGTTTTTTCTACCTCGTGGGGATGCCTGCAaataatggaaatgtttttacttGAATTCATCCAAACACTTTAAATATTTCAGCCATGcgattaatttttatttacactGCATATAGTGTATATGATATACGACCCATTGCACCAAACCTTTACTACAGTTAGTAATCAGAGTTCATACACGTTGTCCTTGTTTTGTTGAtctgtttattaatataaaaaaaatgaatgtagacTTTTTTGATTATTAACactatttatttctgtttttttttaaaggatgtaAACAAGAAGCTGCAGGAAGACAATCAAGAACTTCGAGATCTTTGTTGTTTCTTGGATGATGACAGACAAAAAGGGAAAAGGATTTCCAGAGAATGGCAAAGGCTTGGAAAATTTGCTTCAGGGATCATGCAAAAAGAAGTTGCAGTGTATTTACAGAAACTTAAGGATCTTGAAGGAAGACAAGAAGAAATAGTTAAAGAAAACTTGGAATTGAAAGAGATTTGTGTTTTGCTAGATGAGGATAAGATTGGGGGAGCAGGAAGCCGATGTTCCATTGACAGTCAAAATAGTCTCTGTCAGTTAAATACAACAGCCAGTACTTTCTTACGAGATGTTGGTGATGGGAGCAGCACCTCCAGCGCAGGAAGCACAGACAGCCCCGACCATCATAAGTCTAACCCTACCAGTAGTCCAGAGCaccttaaaaaaaataggagTGAAGGAAGTCCTGAACATCAGAAACACGGGAGTGGGAGCCCGGAACATCTTCAAAAGCCTAGGAGTTCTGCCAGCCCTGAACATCAGAAACATCTGAAAAGTGCAAGTCCAGAACATCATAAAAGCGTGGGTAAAAGTAGTCCTGAGCAGAAAAAACATATTTGTAGTAGCCCAGAAAATCTACAGAAACAAATATTAAGTAGTAGTCCTGAACATTTTAAATTGCATAGGTCTGGTGGTAGTCCAGAATACCAAAAGCTCAGCAGTGGCAGCCCAGAACATCTTCAAAAACATATATTAAGTGGAAACGCAGAACATCTTCAGAAAGCAAGGGGCAGTAGCCCTGAGTGTCTCAGACAACATTTTGGTGGTAGTCCAGAACATCTCAAACTTTTGAGTGGGAGCAGCAGGGAAGGCACCTTAAGGAGACAAGTAGCAGATGAAATGTCATCTCATCACAGAAGTGTGTACAATGGAATGAATGGTGGGTGAAAAGGCCTGCTGAAATCCCCATTTCTTTAAGTGGAATTTTCTGCATGTGTAAAACAGCCAGACTAAATATGAtacatatcattaaaaaaaatatgtaagacATAAATTCATGCTATATCCAAACAAAACTGGCAAATATTAATAATCACCAAACATTATCATCTTTGTCTAAAAAGCTTTTAGCCAATGTGTGATAAAAACACAAGCGCAACTAGTGAAGTTCTGTTCTAAAACAGCAACTTTGCTCAAGATCAAACAAGAGAAATGCTAAGCATGTCAACGTTCCCAAGTATAGTCATTACCAAagtattttttactttgtaattTTCTATCTTTTGGACagagagaggttttttttttgtttggtttttattttgaatgGACGATTTGAAAAAAGTTAACATTTATTTGAGTTAAACAACCTTAGGCTTTTTGTAACATTATTTCTAACTAACCATTCTACTTAATAGAGAActaatttttatataaaacattgaATGCACTTAGTATATATGTAGGTATTGATACAATCATCATACATACATTAAAGATTTACTGAAAccaaaaaactgtgttttaaGAAAGGTGACATGTCCcaccacacttaaaaaaaaataaaatatataaactcaCCTTTCTATCTCATACCAAAGCCAAGTTCTCCTTCAGCCTGATCCTCCTCCGGTGGTGTCACGCTCTCTCACAGCAGGTGGAGGGACGTCATGGAGGACAGCCTAAGGGGCAGAATGCTGCTATTGGTCATTTGTCTCTAGCATGCAATGTGTGCTGTTGACAGACTcctaatatgcacagaattctTATTCCAGATTGGTAAATTAAGTTGCCGgagatggagttacacctctTGTAGCTAAGtgctttaattctttatttgcagCATTTCTCAAGGAaaccactgcacatacagactccaatcaccatgaccacctcaaaacactgaagtagtcatggtactTGGAGGAACTTTTTATAGGCATACAATATAGCAGTCTCTACGATCCCAATAGCTAATATCACTATAAAGTTAAACAAGCACATTTGTGTTATTAACATATAATAGTGAGTTCATATGTacatattttcaatgtttttaatataattaaatgttttctgCAGTATTTACTTGGTATAGGGTATAATGTATTTACAGTTTTAAGCTTGAAGAAATGTGCGCTATgttaacattttaaatattttatgatgCTTTCTATAGTTTCTTCATCTgacattattatttaataatttagcagtggtatgtatataaatgtttctAAATTAGATATTGCATGTGGGGCTTAGTAATATGAACACTTACATGGTCTCCATTCTACAAAATCCTGATTTGCTTCACCATCTCTACATCTATAGTCAACCAACTACCAAATATAATCATGATGGCTTAATTAGACTTTAATTTTCCTTGTCTTAGTTAGATATGGTTATTGATTAAATCATTACTCAAAGCCCTGGCAGAGGTGTCTGTTATGCAAGCATGGCTGTTTTAGCTTGTAAAATTAAAACCTACTTAACTAATGCTAGTCAACTGTCTTCTACAATGTGCTCTCAAAATAGACAGCTAAAATGatgctctgttttgttttttagtttctttggttttttttgtggAGTTCTTTTAAATGGTATTTTTCATTTTGCACACTGTTTTTAATTCTCTTTAATTTTGTGTAAAATATTAAGACTTGGTTGACGAATATTCAGTATTTCGTGTGATTTTACAGTAAATGTGCTACATGAATGATCATCAGGTATTCTTACTTTCTGCTGAAAAAAAGACAAGGCTTCTTGTAGAGAACGGGGATAAGAACATGCATATTCATAGATTTAAATACTGAAAAATGTGTGACAACAGTGTGAGATAGCTGTGTCTCTTTATAGCTTGCTGTGCTTGTGATTTAAGGAACAGTGTTTTTCCAAGTGGTTTATTATGAATCATCTATTTCATATTTCTACTTTTACCGCAAGCTTTGATTttcatgtcaaagtaaaatatcAAAGGGCTCCAAATCTGGTTGTCATTCCCAGTTGGGATTGTTAGTTGAGGAAAAGCAAAACGGCTTGTCTAATGTTACCTAGCAAATAAGGCTGTAGGAACACTTGTATTCATATATTGCTGCCAATATAGCAAACGCGTTGctagttttcatttattttacattgcattTCTTTATATTGCCCATAcccaggacgctttacagacatgaATTATTATGTATGAGAAATAGCTTAGAGATTTTACAATATGCGTTTTATCGTAtttctagagaaaaaaaaaaagaggcacttATATGTTAGTTTATAAACTTAAATACATAATGGAAGTAGTCACATAATGTAGCAGAGGACATTTTGAAACAGATGGATGTGTTAAAATGgaacaaataaaatgaataaaacacattttttttgttactgGTATGCTGGCCTGCCCACCCtctgaaatgagaaaaaaaaatgtaggaaAAAAAACTTACTTTACATCCCACTTACATTAGATCCCATTGCTTGCAAGCCATTACTGTCTGGTAATGTCACTTCTCCTCACTGAGGTGGGTTGGGACGTTCTGGGGGATAAGCTAAGGGGAGGCTGTGTCGCCATTGGTTGTCTgttggcggcaaaaatccttgcaccggccctgcataaacactgacagtcatacagacacacactgacagacagactgactcacacactgaccgacatactgactcacacacacacacacacacacaaagacacacacacacactgacagacacacagagaaaagagctgacagacatacagacacactgagagacactgacagtcatactgacacacacacactgacaggcgtactgacacacactctgacacatagattgaaagacatactgacacacactgacagacacatacactgacagacatactgacacacatactgacagacatactgacagacatactgacacacatactgacagacatactgacagacacactgatagacacacagacagacagacatactgaaacacacacacagacacactgccagacatactgacacacacactgccagacatactgatacacaaacactgacacatacagcgacagacacactgacagacatactaaaagatacacagacacttacattctgacacacacaggcacacaccaaaactccataaaacctgtacatgagggggtggggggtaagagacatcactgaacagaaataTGTGCATttgattgcagtaaaagctaacagtattatgacattcacagttttaTTGCCATACAGAATTAAGGAAATaacttgtaaataaaaaaataaaacaataatacaaaaaaaattatatatatatatatatatatatatatatatatatatatatatatatatatagtggtcaTGGCATAAGCCGTAGTACAATTTATATATAGGACAAACAACGAAATGGAaatgtcagttgtggtgtgccggaactgacgaggaagtaggcctgaaataaaggaGGGCCTACCTTATAAAATGCTTATGAAAGCAGtgtggtgggtgggacaattcgtcagacctaacaggtaatgagggaagggtctGGAGCCacttaagaaggggaaccaagcccctcccacaacttcaggccatgccttccattTGTGGTCATGGCATAAGCCGTAGTACAGTTTATATATAGGACAAACAACAAAATGGAaatgtcagttgtggtgtgccggaactgacgaggaagtaggcctgaaataaaagagggcaaaaagagataACCATTTATTCGTCCTACAACCCAACATAACACATTACATATTCATAGTTTTGAAAGCCAGGCGTACTTCTTGTATGAAACCAagaaaagaaagtatatacactaaaggaaAAAACGTATAACTgtaagtgatcccaggtgtacttcacagccacctaagagaatatacacaaatacaaagaaagtggaaatcacccagaatacgtatagatatataatataatagaatgacctgtatttagGTGGATTCTTCAGATATATGATCTGTGTGGGTAAATCAAatggctaacatagcgtaaaatagcatataaaagtatatataaaatgaatttaaagtaggtacactcacaaacaaatgaGGTAATCacgcctttcacccactcaggggtacttgATGAATATGAGATGAGATGCAAGTTCTTCCAACCAGATGTATGAAATAACGAGatcaaatatagtgaagtatgtaaaaaatgaatataacaaaTTTATTAGTCACACTTACACTTAAGAAGTATAAAAACAGCGTATCTCCAAATTTGTATGCCCTCCTGGATGGATGTTTTCTTGCAAAGTCACCACAGTGGGGATAAGGAGCCGCAATGTGTTACAGCAAAggataaaacaaatacatataaattaaaaatgtccacaaggggttaatccaacgcgtttcgtccggtcaAATATTtgttcagactggtatggccgtaagtcaatttgttatattcattttttacatacttcactatatttgatCTCTTTATTTCATACATCTGGTTGGAAGAACTTGCATCTCATCTCATATTCATcaagtacccctgagtgggtgaaaggcgtGATTACCtcatttgtttgtgagtgtacctactttaaattcattttatatatacttttatatgctattttacgctatgttagccatTTGATTTACCCACACAGATCATATATCTGAAGAATCCACctaaatacaggtcattctattatattatatatctatacgtattctgggtgattTCCACTTTCTTTGTATTTGTGTACTTCTTGTATGGGCTGAGGGATGTATCTGATGTAAGCCGTGGATTTCCAACGTCCTAATATCTTAATGATGTGAGCTGGGATATTCTTTTTAGAAGTGGTAGTGGCGGCTCCTATTCTGAAAGAGTGAACAGAGTAGCTGGCCGGGTTCAGTCCTAAACTGACTAACAATCTCCTAACATACATCATGAATTGGCTCGTAGTGAGCTTATTACTGTGTAAGGACAGGAGTGGTTGTGTTGGAGCCATATGACCAAAGGCAAGAAGAGTGTCGAAAACTTCCACCGGACACCAGGTATtactagtggggtaatagggaatAGTGACCGTCTGACTTTTGTTGCCCattttggtatggtgcagggaTAGTAGATAGTGATCTTGTACCTTTACCAGATCGGACCTTGTGAGGAAGATGGGTGAGTTATAGCTAGTAGTGGTGAACTCTCTGGGCCGTAGAAAACcataaaatgctaaatagatGGCGGCTTTAATTACACGATTAGTATGGACTTCGAATGGTGAGGTGTCTAGTAGATTTGATAGTGACTGAAACAATAGATGGTGTATGGGTAGTCTAGCGGATGAGGGTATAGGGGTGGAGTCTTTGATGCCTTTAAGTATAGCCTTAACTTGGTAGGACGACAGAAAGCGTTGTTTGTTAGGCCAAGTTGTGAGGATGTGATGCCGAATGCCTGTGATATACAATTTAATGGTATTGAATGATAATGTTAGATGAAAGtggcaaaaagaaataaaagcaaTAATGGTTTCCATGGAAAACTGGTCAGTGACATTAAAGTCCAACAAGAATTTATTGAAAACATGGAAAGCCCTGCCATATGCCTTCCTGGTGTTTTCGGAGAGACCGAGCTGTGAGAGTTGTCCCCCTTGACATTGCAGTACTTTTAGTCCCAGAATTAATCTCTGTTTATTGGATTTATTAGTGACCAGTCCTATGGGGTTCGTCCTCCAAACCGCGAAAGGCGGGGAGTCAAAAGGGCCTAACAAAAAACGTTGGTCAATTTCCTTCTGTAGGAGTAGGTCAATAGTGTCGGGCGCTGCTAGGGCTGTCTGTAAGTTATTACATTCCAGGATTCCCATAGGCATGTGAATAATACCCGTGTGAAACCCCA
This region of Pelobates fuscus isolate aPelFus1 chromosome 2, aPelFus1.pri, whole genome shotgun sequence genomic DNA includes:
- the CCDC85A gene encoding coiled-coil domain-containing protein 85A is translated as MSKGVGESSVEDLARVSDEELMKWSKEDLIQRLRRAEADKMSAMLDHSNLIREVNRRLQLHLGEIRGLKDVNKKLQEDNQELRDLCCFLDDDRQKGKRISREWQRLGKFASGIMQKEVAVYLQKLKDLEGRQEEIVKENLELKEICVLLDEDKIGGAGSRCSIDSQNSLCQLNTTASTFLRDVGDGSSTSSAGSTDSPDHHKSNPTSSPEHLKKNRSEGSPEHQKHGSGSPEHLQKPRSSASPEHQKHLKSASPEHHKSVGKSSPEQKKHICSSPENLQKQILSSSPEHFKLHRSGGSPEYQKLSSGSPEHLQKHILSGNAEHLQKARGSSPECLRQHFGGSPEHLKLLSGSSREGTLRRQVADEMSSHHRSVYNGMNGCVEETWRCCRFMSWN